One genomic segment of Brassica napus cultivar Da-Ae chromosome A3, Da-Ae, whole genome shotgun sequence includes these proteins:
- the LOC106440792 gene encoding rho GTPase-activating protein REN1-like, producing the protein MANRNGESSSSQPPQFQPQQQNANEQDPEHHSGNADPRSRGGNTVFKSGPLYISSKGLGWTSWKKRWFILTRTSLVFFRSDPSAVQQRGGEVNLTLGGIDLNSSGSVVVKADKKLLTVLFPDGRDGRAFTLKADTMEDLHEWKAALEHALTQAPSASHVMGQNGIFRNDQSDAPAGVDEHRDEAPARPTVLGRPVLLALEDVDGTPSFLEKALRFVEDHGVNTEGILRQAADVDDVEHRIREYEQGKNEFSPTEDAHVIADCLKYFLRELPSSPVPASCCNALLEACRTLRGNRVNAMREAICESFPEPNRRLLQRILMMMQLVASNKNVNRMNTNAVAACMAPLLLRPLLAGDCNIENDFDVGGDGSMQLLQAAAAANHAQAIVITLLEEYDSIFGEGSLSAGLYSDSEESGSETEEGTDDGDYDDEDYDGTQGSDDYTDEEEGFENESDRSYSESEASAETPHDHKARPSIQITEITSSESTPKGSTQPKVPKKLLSSSKRSSLPRHEHARKDENVLVKGSDSAQVKAVLGVSKAEDKNSSTTLSSAPGGSKRLWGRAHGRKNLSMESIDFTLEVDEDDADIERLESTKSELQNRIADEVKNNAVLQASLERRKKALYVRRQALENDVERLQEQLQQEIDRKSALESGLNMSKGNQTIPETTDEKLKKDLQEVAQAEADIVNLEHKVDDLENRLGQQDVKGSGSPHGGSRESRRSPEHNAKMKEKQKDTEAASGNVLQDGQGSARENEIEKIQDPRSKSSQQTSKLAGMSKRSGTKGEGNTTTTTSALSKLTMRLNFLKERRSQIANELSNMDKGKGSGQPSPSSEQNQSVKETERETGSKSNQNQDSESSKLQSPHVLDRGRSDNGGDRGKGGNQPSTTPRTLSR; encoded by the exons ATGGCTAACAGAAACGGagaatcttcttcttcacagcCTCCTCAATTCCAGCCACAACAACAGAATGCTAATGAACAAGACCCGGAACATCAt TCTGGAAACGCAGACCCTCGTTCCCGTGGTGGCAACACG GTATTCAAGAGTGGACCGCTATATATATCCTCAAAAG GGCTTGGGTGGACATCTTGGAAGAAAAGATGGTTTATCTTGACTCGTACTTCACTGGTTTTCTTTCGAAGTGACCCG agCGCAGTCCAACAGAGAGGAGGTGAGGTCAATTTAACCCTTGGGGGAATTGATCTCAACAGTTCAGGCAG cGTGGTTGTTAAGGCAGATAAAAAGCTGTTGACTGTTCTCTTCCCTGATGGTCGTGATGGACGTGCCTTTACACTCAAG GCTGACACTATGGAGGACCTACACGAGTGGAAAGCTGCTCTAGAACACGCTTTGACACAAGCACCTAGTGCTTCTCATGTTATGGGTCAAAATGGTATCTTCAGGAATGATCAATCAGATGCCCCTGCCGGTGTTGATGAACATA GAGATGAGGCACCAGCAAGACCAACCGTACTTGGAAGACCAGTATTACTTGCTCTAGAAGATGTTGATGGAACTCCATCTTTCTTGGAAAAGGCACTTAGATTTGTTGAAGATCATG GAGTCAATACAGAAGGAATCTTGAGACAAGCCGCTGATGTTGATGATGTTGAACATCGGATTCGTGAATATGAGCAAG GGAAAAACGAGTTCTCTCCAACAGAGGATGCTCATGTTATTGCTGATTGTCTTAAG TATTTTCTCAGAGAGTTGCCTTCCTCTCCAGTGCCTGCATCTTGCTGCAACGCCCTTCTGGAAGCTTGCC GTACTCTCCGTGGAAATAGAGTCAATGCTATGCGTGAAGCAATATGTGAATCATTCCCTGAACCAAATAGACGCCTATTACAAAG AATCCTGATGATGATGCAGCTAGTGGCCTCTAACAAAAATGTGAACCGGATGAACACCAACGCTGTTGCAGCTTGTATGGCACCATTACTACTTCGACCTCTTCTGGCTGGGGACTGTAACATTGAAAATGATTTTGATGTGGGCGGTGATGGTTCTATGCAACTTCTGCAAGCAGCTGCTGCAGCCAATCATGCTCAGGCTATAGTGATCACATTGTTAGAAGAGTATGACAGCATTTTTGGA GAAGGTTCCTTGTCAGCTGGTTTGTACTCTGACTCAGAAGAGAGTGGTAGTGAAACGGAGGAGGGAACAGATGATGGAGACTATGATGATGAAGACTATGACGGCACACAGGGATCTGATGACTACACAGATGAGGAAGAGGGTTTTGAAAATGAATCTGATAGATCATACAGTGAGAGTGAAGCCTCAGCCGAAACTCCCCATGACCATAAAGCACGGCCCTCTATTCAG ATAACTGAAATTACAAGCTCTGAATCCACCCCAAAAGGAAGTACGCAGCCCAAAGTTCCTAAGAAGCTCTTATCCAGCTCTAAACGGTCTTCACTACCACGGCATGAGCATGCAAGAAAGGATGAGAATGTTTTGGTTAAAGGTTCTGATAGTGCACAGGTAAAGGCTGTGTTAGGGGTCTCAAAAGCTGAGGATAAGAACTCATCAACTACATTATCAAGTGCACCAGGAGGAAGTAAAAGGCTCTGGGGCCGTGCCCAT GGGAGGAAGAACCTTTCTATGGAATCTATTGATTTCACACTGGAGGTAGACGAGGACGA TGCTGACATTGAAAGACTTGAATCAACCAAATCAGAGCTACAAAACAGAATTGCAGATGAA GTTAAGAACAATGCAGTTCTACAGGCTAGTTTGGAGCGACGGAAGAAGGCCTTGTACGTGAGGCGCCAAGCTCTAGAGAATGAT GTGGAAAGACTACAAGAACAGTTGCAGCAAGAGATAGACAGGAAGTCAGCTCTTGAATCAGGACTTAACATGTCCAAAGGGAATCAAACTATTCCAGAAACAACCGATGAAAAG TTGAAGAAAGATCTGCAAGAAGTAGCTCAGGCGGAGGCTGATATTGTCAACTTGGAACATAAGGTTGATGATCTTGAGAATAGGCTTGGTCAGCAAGACGTTAAAGGCTCTGGTTCACCGCATGGTGGCAGTAGAGAATCTAGGAGAAGTCCAGAGCACAATGCAAAGAT gaaagagaaacaaaaggatACCGAAGCAGCCTCTGGTAACGTTTTACAGGATGGGCAAGGGTCTGCAAGAGAAAATGAGATAGAGAAGATACAAGATCCACGGAGCAAAAGCTCGCAACAAACCTCAAAGCTTGCGGGCATGTCTAAGAGGTCTGGCACAAAGGGAGAG ggaaacacaacaacaacaacttctGCACTTTCTAAATTGACAATGCGGCTCAACTTCCTCAAGGAGAGACGGAGTCAGATCGCCAACGAACTCTCAAACATGGATAAAGGAAAAGGCTCAGGGCAACCCAGTCCATCCTCGGAGCAAAACCAAAGTGTGAAGGAAACTGAAAGAGAAACAGGGTCGAAGTCGAACCAGAACCAGGATTCAGAGAGCAGCAAACTCCAAAGCCCGCATGTTCTTGACAGAGgaagatcagacaacggaggggACAGAGGCAAAGGAGGAAACCAACCCAGCACTACACCTAGGACCTTGTCCAGATGA